In a genomic window of Phycisphaerae bacterium:
- a CDS encoding isoprenylcysteine carboxylmethyltransferase family protein codes for MPQRNGHTDQPPPARSLSTFLESVPVTIRYVFYTVVFLSLLLVGLPWLAYQIDVYVPSLHIEIGRPGRMIGVVVFVVFLIAYLLSSRLLTSRGRGGDVEFDPPREFVACGIYRWVRNPIAGSAVLMLLGESLIFSSTGILLLFLLAIIVAHLQVTLLEEPLLRKRFGTSYTAYLDRVPRWIPRRPRGSD; via the coding sequence ATGCCGCAGCGCAACGGCCACACCGATCAGCCTCCGCCAGCTCGAAGCCTCTCGACTTTCCTGGAATCCGTTCCGGTCACGATCCGTTACGTCTTCTACACGGTCGTCTTTCTGTCGTTGCTGCTTGTTGGACTACCTTGGCTGGCGTATCAGATTGACGTGTATGTTCCTTCGCTTCACATCGAGATCGGCCGTCCGGGACGGATGATCGGCGTCGTCGTCTTTGTCGTTTTCCTGATCGCTTACCTGCTCTCGTCGCGATTGCTCACCAGTCGCGGGCGAGGCGGCGATGTGGAGTTCGATCCTCCGAGGGAATTCGTCGCCTGCGGGATCTACCGCTGGGTCCGCAACCCGATCGCCGGCAGCGCGGTTCTGATGCTGCTGGGCGAGTCCCTGATCTTCTCATCGACGGGCATCCTGCTGCTTTTCCTGCTGGCAATAATCGTCGCCCATTTGCAGGTCACGTTGCTGGAAGAACCGCTGCTACGCAAACGCTTCGGCACAAGCTATACTGCCTACCTTGACCGGGTTCCGCGTTGGATTCCACGGCGTCCCAGAGGATCGGACTAA
- a CDS encoding ABC transporter permease: protein MTAVVWIESFRIAFREMRRHRTRSILTMLGVVIGVAAIIAVVSISQGAKHSIQGQIAKVGSNMILIIPGSTSQGGVHGGAGSAKTLTIEDAEALQRECSAVAYAAPVSRLVCQVVSELGNWSTPVSGTNADYLRVRSWGVQAGRPMEPRDVVSGAKVCLIGKTTAQNLFGQEDPVGQRVRIKGTPMQIVGVLEEKGQNPLGYDEDDSIIVPITTCFRHLAGDNRVHALVVSAVGEKEIPMAINQIRTVLRHRHQLREADLDDFTVKSISEAAKTAEKASNIMTGLLVTIAGISLLVGGIGIMNIMLVTVMERTREIGVRMALGAARRMIMHQFMIEAATLAGVGGALGTILGVLGSSFISNKTGIPAMMTPWLIIGPMTFAIIVGVVFGLLPARRASRLNPVESLRHE from the coding sequence GTGACCGCAGTCGTCTGGATCGAGAGCTTCCGGATCGCCTTCCGAGAGATGCGCCGCCATCGCACGCGGAGCATCCTGACCATGCTGGGAGTGGTCATCGGCGTCGCGGCGATCATCGCGGTGGTGTCCATCAGCCAGGGAGCCAAGCACAGCATCCAGGGACAGATCGCCAAGGTCGGAAGCAATATGATCCTGATCATCCCCGGCTCGACCAGCCAGGGGGGCGTCCATGGCGGGGCCGGCTCGGCCAAGACCCTGACGATCGAAGATGCCGAGGCCCTCCAGCGCGAATGCTCGGCGGTCGCCTATGCCGCCCCCGTCAGCCGGCTGGTCTGCCAGGTGGTCAGTGAGTTGGGAAACTGGTCGACCCCGGTTAGCGGGACCAATGCCGACTACCTGAGAGTCCGATCGTGGGGCGTGCAGGCCGGTCGTCCGATGGAGCCGCGAGACGTTGTCAGCGGCGCCAAGGTCTGTCTTATCGGCAAGACCACCGCCCAGAACCTCTTCGGCCAGGAAGACCCGGTCGGCCAGCGGGTCCGGATCAAAGGCACGCCGATGCAGATTGTCGGCGTGCTCGAAGAGAAAGGGCAAAACCCCCTTGGATATGACGAGGACGACTCGATCATCGTTCCGATCACCACCTGCTTCCGTCACCTCGCCGGTGACAACCGCGTTCATGCGCTGGTCGTCTCCGCCGTCGGCGAAAAGGAAATCCCGATGGCCATCAACCAGATCAGGACCGTGCTGCGACACCGTCACCAGCTTCGCGAGGCGGACCTCGACGATTTCACCGTCAAAAGCATTTCCGAGGCCGCCAAGACGGCCGAGAAGGCGTCCAACATCATGACCGGCCTGCTGGTCACCATCGCCGGCATCAGCCTGTTGGTCGGCGGCATCGGCATCATGAATATTATGCTGGTCACGGTCATGGAGCGAACGCGTGAAATCGGCGTCCGCATGGCCCTGGGTGCCGCCCGACGGATGATCATGCACCAGTTCATGATCGAGGCCGCGACGCTGGCCGGCGTCGGCGGCGCGCTGGGCACCATCCTCGGCGTGCTCGGCAGCAGTTTCATCTCCAACAAAACCGGCATCCCCGCGATGATGACGCCGTGGCTGATCATCGGTCCGATGACCTTTGCCATCATTGTCGGGGTGGTCTTCGGCCTGTTGCCCGCCCGCCGTGCCTCGCGGCTCAACCCCGTCGAATCTCTCCGCCACGAGTAA
- a CDS encoding ABC transporter ATP-binding protein, producing MMKPIVELVDVHKVYDMGEVKVHALCGVNLTIAEGEFTAIMGASGSGKSTMLNVLGCLDQPTRGRYILDGQPVDDLDEEELARCRRMKLGFVFQNFNLLHRSTALENIELPLVYLGIGVRERYRRAKEVLEVVGLADRINHMPWQLSGGQQQRVALARALVSNPRLLLADEPTGNLDSRTAAEVLELIARLHREESLTVILVTHDAEIASRAHRIVMLHDGAVVHDQPSPLCGGPPIPAIKSLAQVSCGGPASDENAGGRP from the coding sequence ATGATGAAACCGATTGTCGAACTGGTGGATGTCCATAAGGTCTATGACATGGGCGAGGTCAAGGTACACGCTCTGTGCGGCGTGAATCTGACCATAGCGGAGGGCGAGTTTACCGCCATTATGGGGGCCAGCGGCTCGGGCAAGAGCACCATGCTCAATGTTCTCGGCTGCCTGGATCAGCCCACACGCGGACGCTACATCCTTGATGGGCAGCCGGTCGACGACCTCGACGAAGAAGAACTTGCCCGGTGCCGCCGCATGAAGCTCGGGTTCGTTTTTCAGAACTTCAATCTGCTCCATCGCAGCACGGCCCTCGAAAACATCGAACTGCCGCTCGTCTATCTGGGCATCGGCGTGCGGGAACGTTATCGTCGGGCCAAGGAGGTCCTGGAGGTCGTGGGCTTGGCCGACCGGATCAACCACATGCCGTGGCAGCTTTCGGGCGGGCAGCAGCAGCGCGTCGCCTTGGCCCGGGCCCTGGTGAGCAACCCGCGGCTGCTGCTGGCGGACGAACCGACCGGCAACCTGGATTCCAGGACTGCGGCCGAGGTGCTCGAACTGATCGCCAGACTCCATCGCGAGGAATCGCTGACCGTGATCCTGGTGACTCACGATGCCGAGATCGCCTCGCGGGCCCATCGCATCGTGATGCTGCACGACGGCGCCGTGGTTCACGACCAGCCGTCGCCGCTGTGCGGCGGACCGCCGATTCCGGCCATTAAGAGCCTCGCGCAGGTAAGTTGCGGCGGCCCCGCTTCAGACGAAAACGCAGGAGGCCGGCCGTGA
- a CDS encoding 3-oxoacyl-ACP synthase III family protein → MSADFHRVSIVGTGSFLPGDPVPNDRLDEILGPLDHAPENVKSYIQNVASRMLASSGVEFRHFAIDPKTHRLTHTVASLAEEAARRALQAAGKQPDDVELLLLSCPSYDCSTPPTSAILQERLGIKQCAEMEIHSNCAGVGKCMQIACDALRCGRYKTALVVYSQLSSVYLRNCYYNQSRINKKQASLRYILADGSGAVLLQAMAPGSNHVQHELLGTYVESVGGGMPAGMTAGGGVADLVDVEHQIPHVFELGTHHLDQDFSAVNRSAGKLLFEGLVRMTRALGIDPHKIDAIVASIPTRQLYEDNIDLFTEYFHITREQLRFRAGKTGYCGGTSLLLHFDEMVRSGEIKPGQTILLDSVESSKWMTAGFAVRW, encoded by the coding sequence GTGAGCGCTGATTTCCACCGCGTTTCCATTGTGGGCACGGGTTCATTTCTCCCGGGAGACCCCGTGCCGAATGATCGACTTGATGAGATCCTGGGGCCGCTGGACCATGCCCCGGAAAACGTCAAGTCGTACATTCAGAATGTGGCCTCTCGTATGCTGGCTTCAAGCGGCGTGGAGTTCCGGCATTTTGCCATTGACCCCAAGACCCACAGGCTGACTCATACGGTCGCCTCGCTGGCGGAAGAAGCCGCAAGGCGGGCCCTCCAGGCCGCAGGCAAGCAACCCGACGACGTCGAACTGCTTCTGCTGAGCTGCCCGAGCTACGATTGCTCGACGCCGCCAACCTCGGCGATACTCCAGGAAAGACTGGGGATCAAGCAATGCGCCGAGATGGAGATCCACTCCAATTGTGCGGGTGTGGGCAAGTGCATGCAGATCGCCTGCGACGCCCTTCGGTGTGGCCGATACAAGACCGCTCTGGTCGTCTACTCGCAGTTGTCCAGTGTCTATCTTCGGAACTGCTACTACAATCAGAGCCGGATCAACAAGAAGCAGGCCTCGTTGAGGTATATCCTGGCCGACGGCAGCGGTGCCGTCCTGCTCCAGGCAATGGCCCCGGGCAGCAACCACGTGCAACACGAATTGCTGGGAACCTATGTCGAGTCAGTCGGCGGCGGGATGCCCGCGGGGATGACGGCGGGCGGCGGCGTCGCCGATCTGGTGGACGTCGAGCATCAGATCCCTCACGTGTTTGAACTCGGTACGCATCATCTGGACCAGGATTTTTCCGCCGTCAATCGCAGCGCCGGCAAGCTGCTCTTCGAGGGGCTCGTGCGGATGACCCGGGCTCTGGGGATCGATCCGCACAAGATTGATGCCATTGTGGCATCGATTCCCACCCGACAGCTCTACGAGGACAACATCGATCTGTTCACCGAGTACTTCCATATCACCCGGGAACAATTGCGATTCCGCGCCGGCAAGACGGGTTACTGCGGCGGGACATCCCTGCTGCTCCATTTTGATGAGATGGTTCGATCGGGGGAGATTAAGCCGGGACAGACGATTCTGCTCGACTCGGTCGAATCCAGCAAATGGATGACTGCCGGCTTCGCGGTGCGGTGGTGA
- a CDS encoding efflux RND transporter periplasmic adaptor subunit encodes MARWIVRLCAIAGLGAIVWLTYRQFRPREYVQIRTVEVSRGPLCLTVTATGRLAPTTQVLVGCEVSGTVGEIFVNHNGRVKKGQVIARLKPELFQAEHEQANAELARAQATLRQLEVQEAEAKRRFERIQRLQAQNAAGDEEYRTLEAAWKAATASTEAGRAAVRGAQNAVDLTKYRLGKTEVISPIDGIVLDRRVDVGQTVAAALMTPELFVLAEDLSRMDLLADVSEADVGYICPGQQATFTVNAYRDREFSGTVRQIRNQPHTVGNVVTYAVVIEVANNELLLRPGMPADISLEVARQDDALKVPNAALRFLPPIPPDEMRRLKEKADWPPTPEPIPVAGDLRATSRPDEVSLMPPPIQPGQGFLWRHVNGAWTMVPVWTGYSDNRETILYPRQGVEEGMTFVAEYIVSRSDAQSEFQKAILMTAPENRRF; translated from the coding sequence ATGGCTAGGTGGATCGTGCGCTTGTGTGCGATTGCCGGGCTGGGAGCCATCGTTTGGCTGACCTATCGGCAGTTCAGGCCGCGAGAGTATGTTCAAATCCGCACCGTCGAAGTCAGTCGCGGTCCTCTTTGTCTGACAGTGACGGCGACCGGGCGTCTGGCACCCACGACCCAGGTTCTCGTCGGCTGCGAAGTCTCTGGAACCGTGGGCGAAATCTTCGTGAACCACAATGGTCGCGTCAAGAAGGGGCAGGTTATAGCCCGCCTGAAACCAGAGCTTTTCCAGGCGGAACACGAACAGGCGAATGCCGAGCTGGCTCGGGCCCAGGCCACCCTACGCCAACTGGAAGTCCAAGAGGCTGAGGCCAAACGTCGATTTGAGAGAATCCAGAGACTACAGGCCCAGAACGCGGCGGGCGACGAGGAGTATCGCACCCTGGAGGCTGCCTGGAAAGCTGCCACGGCCAGCACCGAGGCAGGTCGCGCAGCCGTCCGGGGCGCGCAGAACGCAGTCGATCTGACGAAATACCGTCTTGGAAAGACTGAGGTTATTTCACCCATCGACGGGATTGTCTTGGATCGTCGGGTCGACGTGGGCCAGACGGTGGCTGCTGCCCTCATGACGCCCGAGCTTTTTGTGCTGGCGGAGGATCTTTCGCGAATGGACCTGTTGGCCGACGTGAGCGAGGCGGACGTCGGTTACATCTGCCCCGGCCAGCAGGCGACTTTCACTGTCAATGCCTATCGTGATCGCGAGTTCTCCGGCACCGTTCGACAGATTCGCAACCAACCCCACACCGTCGGAAACGTCGTGACCTATGCAGTGGTGATCGAGGTTGCGAACAACGAGTTGCTTCTTAGGCCGGGCATGCCCGCTGATATCAGCCTTGAAGTTGCCCGACAAGACGACGCCTTAAAGGTGCCCAACGCGGCCCTGCGGTTCTTGCCGCCGATTCCTCCGGATGAGATGCGCCGACTCAAAGAGAAAGCCGATTGGCCGCCCACGCCGGAACCGATCCCGGTCGCCGGTGACCTGCGGGCCACGAGCAGGCCCGATGAGGTGAGCCTTATGCCCCCCCCGATCCAGCCCGGTCAGGGATTCCTGTGGCGGCATGTGAACGGAGCGTGGACCATGGTCCCGGTGTGGACGGGTTACAGCGATAACCGCGAGACGATCCTCTACCCGCGCCAGGGCGTTGAGGAAGGCATGACCTTTGTCGCAGAGTACATCGTTTCCAGGAGCGACGCCCAGAGTGAGTTTCAGAAAGCCATCCTGATGACCGCGCCGGAGAACCGGCGGTTTTGA